A part of Xenopus tropicalis strain Nigerian chromosome 4, UCB_Xtro_10.0, whole genome shotgun sequence genomic DNA contains:
- the LOC116410420 gene encoding filaggrin-2-like isoform X1, with amino-acid sequence MEENRELADLVQRFREAAAQQDPGWLQQQLRDLLVRGEAAPQEARPARRSRPPVRLSPQLGGGPGRRSWRSSTSPHQKKARTRGRAAASRRGSAGAEATEAARAGAAVQGSRQVCGQALPAAPRSAAGGGSGGAAADREHAQAGEEQPRTEHAAGLTRGEAGSSAHPQPGPGGSTGRAEQDGATSGGGGAGTGLERREAAPNPAGGRERRGSGNTAQGHHLEPGSIRGGSPATRQGWGHRESCGGRQHHSRPDEAGGHRQRGGDSRHGQGERHTPQPRSRSRSRERRSRGSQGHRHSQARSRRGDSMAHIEPVGARDHRRESRSRSRCMSHRHSCCRFSSRSSPCGSEGGSRARSPPRDTRPRRSHSGGQRDGQHSSSQQQHLTGSDRMESTVTAQGTDAPRGPGVGAVSGGSTGGSAASMSLSAEAMATSEHRLLEFVKASVVESTWAAYSKAWNEWRQLEEWSGGLGSRQEKRTGLVWYVVWLAEQGKSAAFIDKRMAALAFHFKLGGEEDLTKEFLIKQALKGIRKGKQSRDWRRPISFELLGRMQVALGTCCHSAYEVALFRAAFALAFFGAFRVGEIVCKSKTSFGGLSSQDIRVTDNEVRVWLRKSKTDVLGKGKDIVLFKVDGGMACPVGCMQQFLKVRQEGTGVFLIHEDRTPLTRFQFTSIMKKSLQLSGVSPEKFGTHSFRIGAATEAASLSLGEKMVMQIGRWESKRFRSYIRPGLLV; translated from the exons ATGGAGGAGAACCGGGAATTGGCCGACCTGGTGCAGAGGTTCCGAGAGGCGGCGGCTCAACAGGATCCTGGATGGCTTCAGCAGCAACTACGGGACCTGCTCGTGAGGGGAGAAGCGGCACCGCAGGAGGCCCGTCCGGCACGGCGATCCAGACCACCGGTGAGGCTGAGTCCCCAGCTAGGAGGAGGGCCCGGGAGACGAAGCTGGAGGAGCAGCACGAGCCCGCACCAGAAGAAAGCCAGGACCCGGGGACGCGCGGCGGCCAGCAGACGCGGAAGTGCGGGGGCGGAGGCAACAGAGGCAGCGAGAGCCGGTGCGGCAGTCCAAGGGAGCAGGCAAGTATGCGGCCAGGCCCTCCCTGCAGCTCCGAGATCAGCGGCGGGGGGGGGAAGCGGGGGGGCGGCAGCAGACCGGGAACACGCGCAGGCAGGGGAGGAACAGCCACGAACGGAGCACGCCGCTGGCCTAACAAGGGGGGAAGCGGGGAGCAGCGCACACCCACAGCCAGGGCCCGGAGGCAGCACAGGACGGGCGGAGCAGGATGGGGCTACAAGCGGCggagggggagcaggaacggGCCTAGAAAGGAGGGAGGCGGCCCCCAACCCAGCGGGTGGCCGGGAGCGCAGAGGGTCAGGCAACACGGCCCAGGGACACCACCTGGAGCCAGGATCCATAAGGGGGGGCAGCCCTGCAACCCGACAGGGCTGGGGACACAGGGAGAGCTGCGGGGGAAGGCAGCACCACAGCAGGCCCGATGAGGCCGGAGGGCACAGGCAGAGGGGGGGAGACAGCAGGCACGGGCAAGGGGAGAGGCACACCCCCCAGCCCAGGAGTCGCTCCAGAAGCAGGGAGAgaaggagcagggggagccaggGCCATAGGCACAGCCAGgccaggagcaggaggggggaCAGCATGGCCCACATTGAACCAGTGGGGGCAAGGGACCACAGGAGGGAGAGCAGGAGCAGGTCCAGATGCATGTCGCACCGGCACTCCTGCTGTCGGTTTTCTTCCAGGAGCAGTCCTTGCGGCTCGGAAGGAGGGTCACGAGCCAGGAGCCCACCAAGGGATACCAGACCACGCAGGAGCCATTCCGGCGGCCAAAGGGACGGACAACACAGTTCCAGCCAGCAGCAACACCTGACAGGGAGTGACCGGATGGAAAGCACTGTGACGGCCCAGGGCACGGATGCGCCCAGGGGGCCAGGAG TGGGAGCGGTTTCGGGAGGCAGCACCGGAGGCAGCGCAGCGAGCATGTCACTTTCCGCAGAGGCTATGGCAACTAGCGAGCACCGATTGCTGGAGTTTGTAAAAGCGTCAGTAGTGGAGTCAACCTGGGCTGCATATAGCAAGGCTTGGAACGAATGGCGACAGCTGGAGGAGTGGTCCGGGGGGCTTGGTAGCAGGCAGGAAAAGCGCACCGGCCTGGTATGGTATGTAGTGTGGCTTGCGGAGCAGGgtaagtcagcagcttttatcgacAAACGCATGGCGGCGCTGGCGTTCCATTTTAAGCTCGGGGGTGAGGAAGACCTAACAAAGGAATTCCTCATTAAGCAGGCGCTGAAGGGCATCAGAAAGGGGAAACAGTCGCGAGATTGGCGAAGGCCCATTTCATTCGAATTGTTGGGGAGGATGCAAGTGGCCCTGGGCACTTGTTGCCACTCCGCTTACGAGGTGGCGTTATTTAGAGCAGCATTTGCGCTGGCGTTCTTTGGGGCCTTCAGGGTAGGGGAGATTGTTTGTAAGAGCAAGACCTCCTTTGGGGGGCTGTCATCTCAGGATATCAGGGTCACTGATAATGAAGTTAGGGTTTGGTTGAGAAAGTCCAAAACAGATGTTTTAGGAAAAGGGAAGGATATAGTACTTTTCAAAGTGGATGGCGGGATGGCATGCCCAGTTGGCTGTATGCAGCAGTTTCTGAAGGTACGTCAGGAAGGAACCGGAGTGTTCCTCATACATGAGGACAGGACCCCTCTGACCCGTTTTCAGTTTACTAGCATTATGAAGAAGAGTTTGCAACTGTCAGGAGTGAGCCCGGAGAAGTTTGGGACGCATTCCTTTCGTATTGGAGCAGCAACCGAGGCGGCCAGCCTCagtttgggggaaaaaatggtAATGCAAATTGGAAGATGGGAATCAAAACGGTTCCGGAGTTACATACGGCCAGGTTTACTAGTTTAA